In Mercenaria mercenaria strain notata chromosome 13, MADL_Memer_1, whole genome shotgun sequence, a single window of DNA contains:
- the LOC123530413 gene encoding sex peptide receptor-like — protein sequence MDESLNVTKATQNIMDLSYLLHLSTQFPLYGGYPEVFGYVLPPVIVFTLITNCLVITVLVKKEMRTATNVLLAGLAFSDMMCGISLLPVFFNFFTLGKYEEFVPFDWCLPYQLLIVLGSAFHNISVMQTVALATQRYFFICVPKSRSNFNFCSSLKVVIILHIIGIIAHASRFLDSYFVPAYSVQSNTPGCITIFRDWVKTNLELYINVYFILRATCFGLLPCIVLTILTILLIKSMTSQRVKRRRLFRGRFDGLNQQDKQNVRTTLLLIVVVGIHLFCEIPNAVVLFVDAIEIAINFYSVSDAKLIVISISNIMVILSCPVNIFIYCGMSKKFRTTLAQMLNCG from the coding sequence ATGGATGAAAGTTTAAATGTAACGAAAGCAACACAGAACATAATGGATCTGTCGTACTTATTACATTTATCAACACAATTTCCGTTATACGGCGGATATCCGGAAGTATTTGGATATGTTCTTCCACCAGTGATTGTGTTTACTTTAATTACTAATTGTCTCGTAATTACAGTGCTGGTAAAGAAAGAAATGCGAACAGCAACTAATGTTTTACTAGCTGGACTTGCATTTAGTGACATGATGTGTGGAATATCACTTCTACCTGTCTTTTTTAACTTCTTTACTTTGGGTAAATACGAAGAATTTGTACCGTTCGATTGGTGTCTTCCATATCAACTGTTAATAGTACTTGGTTCAGCATTTCATAATATATCTGTAATGCAAACCGTTGCCTTGGCAACACAAAGGTATTTCTTCATTTGTGTACCTAAATCTCGAtcaaactttaatttttgttCATCTTTGAAAGTTGTAATTATATTACATATCATTGGAATAATTGCTCATGCCAGCAGGTTTCTGGACTCCTATTTTGTGCCTGCATACTCCGTGCAGTCAAACACACCTGGATGCATAACCATTTTCCGCGATTGGGTAAAAACAAACCTCGAGTTATACATAAATGTTTACTTCATATTGCGAGCAACATGTTTTGGATTATTACCTTGTATAGTTTTAACAATCTTAaccattttattgataaaatctatgaCGTCACAACGCGTGAAGAGAAGACGTTTATTTAGAGGACGATTTGATGGCCTTAACCAACAGGACAAACAAAATGTGAGGACAACATTGTTGTTGATTGTTGTTGTAGGAATACacctattttgtgaaattccTAACGCTGTTGTTCTGTTCGTAGACGcaatagaaatagctataaaTTTTTATTCTGTGTCAGATGCGAAACTGATTGTGATAAGCATATCAAATATAATGGTGATACTGAGTTGTCCAgtgaatattttcatatattgtgGAATGAGCAAGAAGTTCAGAACAACACTTGCACAAATGTTGAACTGTGGTTAA